The Flavobacterium sp. 20NA77.7 genome includes the window ACTTTTCTTTTTATAAAAAAGGCCGTCTTTTACAAAACAGCCTTTCTTAAAATAAATATAAAATCTTTTTTTATTCTATTTTCAAAAGGTAATAATTCTTTTTCCCTTTTTGTAACAATACAAATTTATCATTAAGTAAATCGGCTGTGCTAATTGTGTACGATTCTGTAACTTTTTGTTTGTTCACAGAAATGGCATTTTCTTTTAATGCTCTTCGTACTTCACTATTTGAAGCTAAAAAACCATTACTCGCAAAAGCTTCAATAATTCCATAACCCGCTTCAATCTCTTTTTTTGCTACAATAGCTTGGTCTACGCCATCAAAAACAGCCAAAAATGTTTGCTCGTTTAACGATTTTAAATCTTCTGTGGTAGCATTTCCAAACAAAATAGATGAAGCTTTAATAGCATTTTCTAATTCTTCTTTACCATGAATCATGATGGTCAATTCTTCTGCAAGTTTTTTCTGTACTATGCGTAAATGTGGCGCTTCTTGATGGGCAAGAATAAGGGATTCTATTTCTTCTTTTGGTAAAAAAGTAAAAATTTTAATATATTTTTCAGCATCAACATCTGTAGTGTTTAACCAAAATTGATAAAACTCGTAAGCCGATGTTTTATCCGCATCTAACCAAATATTCCCTTTTTCAGATTTTCCAAATTTTGAACCGTCTGCTTTAGTAATTAACGGACAAGTCATGGCAAAAGCTTTGCCTTCTTTGTCGGTATCTACGCTCATGCGTCTAATTAATTCTGTTCCGGTTGTTATGTTTCCCCATTGGTCGCTACCGCCCATTTGTAACAAACAGTTGTGCGTTTTATATAAATGGTAAAAATCATAGCCTTGAATTAATTGATAGGTAAATTCTGTGAAGCTCATACCATCTCCTGTTTCACCAGACAATCGTTTCTTTACAGAGTCTTTACTCATCATATAATTAACGGTGATACGTTTACCAATATCTCTAGCAAATTGAATAAAAGAAAAGTCTTTCATCCAATCATAATTGTTTACAAGTACAGGAGCTTGTGCATCTGTAGCATTAAAATCTAAAAATTTAGAAAGTACACGTTTTATACCTTCCACGTTATGGTTTAACGTTGTTTCGTCTAACAAATTACGCTCATTAGATTTTCCTGAAGGATCACCAATCATACCAGTTGCACCACCTACTAAAGCATAAGGTTTGTGGCCAAAATTTCGTAAGTGCATTAATAATATAATCGGTACTAAACTACCGATGTGTAAAGAATCTGACGTTGGATCAAAACCAATATATACAGAAGTAGGTTCTTTTAGTAATTGCTCTTCTGTTCCTGGCATAATATCGTGTACTAAACCACGCCATTGTAATTCTTCGACTAAATTTTTCATTTTATTTCGTATTTATTCACAAAACTTATATAGGTTCTTTTTCAATCTCTTTTTCAATCTCAGCATCATCAACAATAATGTCGAGAGTAGGTTCTTTTAGTTCTTGTTGGTTTGCCAAGGTTTTATTTAACGAGAGCACTAAACTAGGCAATAAAATTAAATTAGTCAACATGCCAAATAAAAGTGTAATAGAAACCAACCCGCCTAAAGCTATTGTTCCGCCAAAATCGGATAAGGTAAACACTGAAAAACCAAATAACAATACAATAGAAGTATAAAACATACTTGGACCTTCTTCTTCTAGTGTTTTAAAAATGGATTTCTTTATTTTCCAATTGTTTAGTTTTAATTCTTGACGGTATTGTGCGAGGAATCGAATAGTATCATCAACAGATAATCCAAAGGCGATTCCAAAAACTAATATGGTTGATGGTTTTATAGGAATGCCTAAATAACCCATTAATCCTGCAGTTGAAAGTAAAGGAAGTAAATTAGGTATCAAGGCAACTAAAATCATTTTAAACGAACGGAATAAAAAGAAAATTAAACCAGCGGTTAATAGTACAGCAAAAATTAAAGATTCTATCAGATTGTCTAAAAGATAACTTGTTCCTTTTTGAAACAATAATGCTTTTCCTGTAATGGAAACCGTATAACGTTCTTCGGGAAATAATTTAGTTATTTTTTCATTTAATTTTTCTTCTATTTTTTTCATTTCGTCTGTTCCTACTTCTTTCATAAAAGTTGAAATTCTACCATATCGACCTGTTTTATCTACATAGGTTTTTAAGGGATTATCTGCCGTATTTTTTGATGCATTTTTTAAGTAAGGCAAAATAAAAGCCTGTTCTTGTGAATTGGGCAACGCATAAAAATCAGGATTTCCATTATAGTAGGCTTGTTTAGCATATTTGACTAAATTAACTACAGAAACAGGTTTTGAAAGTTCAGGAATTTCTTCAATAGCTTGTTGCAATTCGTCCATTTTTTTCAATGTACTCATTTTCATTACACCTTTTTTATGTTTGGTGTCAATCATAATCTCTACTGGTAATACACCATTGAATTCTTTTTCAAAAAAGCGAATGTCTTCAAAAAAAGCAGTTCCTTTTGGCATATCTTCTAATACACTGCCTGAAATCTTCATTTCATACACCCCTATAATTCCTGCAATTAGAACAATAATAGCTACAGAATACACCTTAACATTATGGTACTTTACTTGTCTAATAATCCAATCTCTGAAACCTACTAAATAATTTCGTTCTAAATGCTCCAAATGCTTTTCTTTTGGAATCGGCATGTAACTGAAGAAAATAGGTATTACAAATAAACTAAGTACAAACAAAGCCATAATATTTATGGATGTAACAATACCAAATTCTTTAAGTAAATCATTGTTTGTAATAATGAATGTAGCAAAACCCACAGCTGTTGTCACATTAGTAATAAACGTAGCGGTTCCCACTTTGGTTAATACACGTTGAAGCGCTTTTGCTTTGTTTCCATGAGCTCTAGCTTCTTGATGGTATTTATTGGTTAGAAAAATACAGTTTGGAATACCAATAATTACAATTAATGAAGGCACTAAAGCAGTAAGAACGGTTATTTCATAGCGCAACAATCCTAATAATCCAAACGACCACATTACCCCAATCAGTACAACAAAAATAGCCATTAAAGTAGTGCGAAATGACCTAAAAAAGAAATAAAAAATTAAAGAGGTTATGAATAAAGTAGCCCCAATAAACAAACTTATTTCACTAATAATAGCTTGTGCATTAAGCGTTCTAATATAAGGCATTCCCGAAACATGTAAATCAACACGTGTTTTTGCTTTAAAAGTTTCAATAGCGGGAAGTAATTTTTTTAATACAAATTCTTTTCGAGCAGGTTTGTTAACAATATTCTTTTTTAAATAAATGACACTTCGTATTGTGCCTGTCTTTTTGTTAAACAATAAACTTTCATAGAAAGGCAATTCTTTAAACAAAGTCTCTTTTTTAGTATTCAAATAACTAATTTGGCCTACTTTTGAAAAATCAATAAAAGGGTTAAGTTCAAAAGACTGTGTGCTGTCATTTTTTACTAATTGTTTCAGTTCTTTGAAGGAGACAACCAGTTCAACTTCTTTGTTTTTTTGAATGGAAGTCATCATGTTGTTCCATTCTTTAAAATTTTTAATTGTAAAAACAGCTTCTTTATTAACGGCCAGTACAATTACATTACCTTCTTCGCCAAAAGTTTTTAAAAAGTTAGCATAAGCTATATTGTCTTTGTGATCATCTGGAAGTAGATTCGCTTCTGTTTGTGTAAAACGAATGTATTTCCATTGGGAAGCCATAAAAACTGTAAAAGCAACAATTAGTACAATTACCCAAATACGGTTTCTTAAAAGTTGGCGTGCAACAAAATTCCAAAAGCTAGTGTTTGACCACTTTGACATGCTAAAAAAAATTAAGAGGCAAAGGTAAGAATATTTGTTAGAATATGAAGTAGAAAAACAGACTACAGCCCTAAATTCAGCGTAAAAGAAATTTTCACAGCCAAGTTGTCTTCAAATCGTGCAAGTTGGTAAGGGCCGTAGCGGTAATAAGCAGAAAGGCCAAAACCTTTAAATATATTTTGTAATTCTAACCCGCTTTCAAAAAAACCTTTTTCCATTGTTTTAAACACAAGACCTTGGTGCAATTCAGGATTTGACAAGCTCCCAAAAGCCACTTTGCTTCCTAATACTAGTGTGGGTTTGCAATTTTTAGCTAGCATAAGTTTGTTGAAATAATGTTTCAATTGAAAAAAGGCATATTTGTCTGAAAAAAATTCATTAAAATACATCGTTTCAAACGCGGTTTTACTCGCAAATATAACACGCTGAATTAATCTAATTTTATCTAAATTATTAGGCGCCACACTATATAAATGTGAGAGAGGCGTGTTTCCAAAACTCATTCCGCCTTGCCATAAAAAAGTGGTTTTTTGACCCGAAATAAATTTTGTTTCTTGTTGGATACGTAAATCTATTTTGGTAAAATTTAATTCGTTTTCTAATATGTTTGGAATCGATTTCGTAAGCTGTACAATTACTTTAGGATAATTTTTTTCCACTTCTATGATTTGTTGCGGGCTTTGTAAAAATCTACTTTTTGGAGACCATTCAAAACTAGCGTTAAATAAGGTCAAATTATATAATTTATAAGGTTTTCCATTTGCTATAAACGTATACTCAAAGAGAGGATTAACCCTTGATTTTGTTAGAGACAATACGGTTTCAAGTGTGGGTATTGCCTTTGTTTCATAAGAAAACGTATAATTTTGATAATTGTAAAACGTGGAAATATTAAAAGGGCGTGGATCGTATAGTTTATATTTTTTGGAATCAACCAAAAATGTAATATCTGCAAATTCGGTTAAATCATCTGTAAAAGAACTAGTTAGCCAAGAGTCTGAATTTTTAGAGACTCGAAAAGAACCTCCAATTTGACTCTTAAAAACACCGTCTTTTGTTCCATAAGCACCATAACCAAATAGTTTAAAAGAGTGAAATAATTTTTCATTTGTTGACAATCCTAAACCCATTCTAAATCCTTCATAATTATTATATTTTAATAATTCACGAGCTCGAATATCAAATATTCCAATAGGAATTTGCCCGTTTATTAATTTTTTCCCAAAATAAATTTTTTGTTCAATACGTTCATTGGTCACTAAACTGTCTAATGATTTATAGGTGTTTAAAACACGTGAATCTATAGTGTCTGTTTCAAAAAATCGTAAAAAGGAAGCATTATTTGTAACGGCATTTTTTGCTATTTGAATTGCATATCGTTGTGTAGTTGTTGAAGGCAAAAAAGTATAGTCTAAATATTTTCTCGAAAGCGTAAAAAATAAATCTTGTGTATAATCATATTTTTCGCTGTTGCCATTTTTGTTGTTTTCAAAGCGAATGGTTTCCCCTAAAATAGCTATATTATATTTGTTAACGCCTTTATTTACTTCTAATTTTTGTGTTTTAGGTAACCAAATTTTTTGTGTTTTTTCACAAAAATAGGTTGTCGTTGCTCTAATGTTTATAATTCCTTTAATTATAAAAACAGATTTTTGAATTCCAAAAGTTTCTTTGTCCAAAAGAAAGTACCCCGAAACGGTGTTGTTTTTTTGTTCTTTTAAACTTGAAAAATTAAGCTTAATACTGGAGGTAAAATTAGGATCAATAGTCAATAAATAGGACTTATTTTTACTAAAGTACAAAGGGTTTTTAATGGTAAAAGTTAAAAATTTTAAATGCTTTTTGCTCCATTCAAAAGGGATAAACTCTTGTCCCATTAATTCATAAATGGGTTGTTTTAATCCTGCCATTTTTAATCCTAAAATTTCTTCTTTTTTGTTTGTGTTTTTAACAGAAACATTTGATACTTTTTCAAGCAGATATAAATGTTGCTTCGTTAGTAAGTTTTTAAATTTAAAACCCGAAGAATCTATGGTAAATTTGGTGTGTTTTTTGTTTTTGAAAAGAGTGTCAATTGTACCATTAATTGAATCAGGATGTGCAGATATTATCGATTTTTCGTAAAAAGAATACGTAAAATTTCGAAGTTTTTTCTTTTGAATTGCCTGTTGTTCTTTTCCTTTTTTAACTAATGTTTCTATGGCTGTTTTTTTAGAAGGGTAGTCTTCTTGAGCAAAAAACACAAGAGGAAACAACAGAAAATAGCTAATAAGAAACCGCATCAATACTATATTGGGAATAATTAAGACTACAAAAATAGGTATTATTCTTTGGATGTGTTATAAAAATAAAAAAGTCGCTAATTAGCGACTTTTTTACTATTTTAGTTATTATTTTTCAACTGCAAATCTTCGAGCAACTTCTGTCCAATTAATTACGTTAAAGAAAGCTTCAATATAATCCGGTCTCCTGTTTTGATAATTTAGATAATACGCATGTTCCCAAACGTCTAAACCTAAAATTGGCGTTCCTTCACAAGCAATACCTGGCATTAAAGGACAATCTTGATTTGCAGTGCTGCATACTTCAAGTTTTCCACCTTTATGCACACACAACCAAGCCCATCCTGAGCCAAATCGCGTAGCAGCAGCTTTTGCAAATTCTGATTTAAACACTTCAAACGAACCAAAATCTCTTTCAATAGCTTCTAGTAAATCACCTGTTGGCAATCCCCCTCCGTCCGGAGACATAACAGTCCAAAAAAGGTTGTGGTTGTAAAATCCACCCCCATTATTTCGCACAGCAGTGTTGTTCATGTCTAAATTAATTAAAATGTTTTCAATGGTTTTACCTTCTAAATCGGTGCCTTGAATAGCTGCATTTAAATTTGTAGTATAAGCATTGTGGTGCTTAGTATGGTGAATTTCCATTGTTCTTGCATCAACATGTGGTTCTAACGTATCATAAGCATACGGTAATTGTGGTAATTCAAAAGCCATAATATATTATTTTAAGGATTAATTATTTTTTTCAAATTTATAAATTTAACTTTGGAAATAAAAATAGAAAGAGTTAATTGTTTAGATAAGTTTTTTATAAAAAATAGATGAGTTTTAAAGTTTATAACGCTTCGGCGGGTTCTGGAAAAACCTATACCCTTACTAAAGAGTATATAAAAATACTCTTAACCGCACCTTCAAATGATAAATATCGTCGTATTTTAGCCATAACCTTTACTAATAAGGCGGTAGAGGAAATGAAATCTAGAATTGTAGAAAGCTTAATTGCCTTTAGCAAAGAGGTCGTTTCAGATCAAACGGATTCGTTTATGAAGGAAATTTCTACGGAAACAGGAATTAGTTTGCCAGAAATTAAGGAGAAAACAAAAAAAATTGTAAAAACAATTATTCACAATTATGCAGCTTTTGATATTTCTACAATAGATAAATTTACACATAGAATTATACGAACATTTACCCATGATTTAAATCTTCCTGCCAATTTTGATGTTACTTTAGAAACAGACACATTGCTCAGGAATGCAATTGATACCGTAATTGCAAAAGCCGGTGACCAGGAAGATTTAACAAATGTATTAGTTTCTTTTGCAAAAAGTAAAGCAGATGATGATAAGAATTGGGATGTAACCCTTGATTTATATGCTGTTTGTAAATTATTGTTAGTCGAAGAACATTTTTTTAATTTTAATCAACTACAAGAAAAATCAATTGAAGATTTTAGTAAAATTACTTCAAAGATTAAAGAAAAAACAGAAAGTCATAAACAAAAAATTAAAGAAATTACTGGAAGTATTCTTGAGGATTTTGCAACCAATCAATTAACGTCTGATGATTTTTCAAGAAAAACATTCTATAACCATGTAATTGCTTTAAATAAAAATGGAAGAAAAATAGATGACTACGATTATGTGTATACTAAAGCTATAGAAGTACCAAAAAAGTCCAATAAACAAGAAGTCATAGAATCACTTAGTTCTTCTTGGAAAGAAAAATTAAAAATTATATATACATTAAGTTATAAAATTGATTTATATGAATTAGTAGCATCAAATCTTGTTCCTTTATCTTTAATTAATACCGTTTATCAAGAGTATAAAAAACTGCAAACTGAACAAAATGTATTGTCTATTTCTGACTTTAATGCCATTATTCATAATCAAATTAAAGACCAACCCGCCCCTTTTATTTATGAACGACTTGGTGAAAGG containing:
- a CDS encoding superoxide dismutase produces the protein MAFELPQLPYAYDTLEPHVDARTMEIHHTKHHNAYTTNLNAAIQGTDLEGKTIENILINLDMNNTAVRNNGGGFYNHNLFWTVMSPDGGGLPTGDLLEAIERDFGSFEVFKSEFAKAAATRFGSGWAWLCVHKGGKLEVCSTANQDCPLMPGIACEGTPILGLDVWEHAYYLNYQNRRPDYIEAFFNVINWTEVARRFAVEK
- a CDS encoding efflux RND transporter permease subunit, with product MSKWSNTSFWNFVARQLLRNRIWVIVLIVAFTVFMASQWKYIRFTQTEANLLPDDHKDNIAYANFLKTFGEEGNVIVLAVNKEAVFTIKNFKEWNNMMTSIQKNKEVELVVSFKELKQLVKNDSTQSFELNPFIDFSKVGQISYLNTKKETLFKELPFYESLLFNKKTGTIRSVIYLKKNIVNKPARKEFVLKKLLPAIETFKAKTRVDLHVSGMPYIRTLNAQAIISEISLFIGATLFITSLIFYFFFRSFRTTLMAIFVVLIGVMWSFGLLGLLRYEITVLTALVPSLIVIIGIPNCIFLTNKYHQEARAHGNKAKALQRVLTKVGTATFITNVTTAVGFATFIITNNDLLKEFGIVTSINIMALFVLSLFVIPIFFSYMPIPKEKHLEHLERNYLVGFRDWIIRQVKYHNVKVYSVAIIVLIAGIIGVYEMKISGSVLEDMPKGTAFFEDIRFFEKEFNGVLPVEIMIDTKHKKGVMKMSTLKKMDELQQAIEEIPELSKPVSVVNLVKYAKQAYYNGNPDFYALPNSQEQAFILPYLKNASKNTADNPLKTYVDKTGRYGRISTFMKEVGTDEMKKIEEKLNEKITKLFPEERYTVSITGKALLFQKGTSYLLDNLIESLIFAVLLTAGLIFFLFRSFKMILVALIPNLLPLLSTAGLMGYLGIPIKPSTILVFGIAFGLSVDDTIRFLAQYRQELKLNNWKIKKSIFKTLEEEGPSMFYTSIVLLFGFSVFTLSDFGGTIALGGLVSITLLFGMLTNLILLPSLVLSLNKTLANQQELKEPTLDIIVDDAEIEKEIEKEPI
- the tyrS gene encoding tyrosine--tRNA ligase; the encoded protein is MKNLVEELQWRGLVHDIMPGTEEQLLKEPTSVYIGFDPTSDSLHIGSLVPIILLMHLRNFGHKPYALVGGATGMIGDPSGKSNERNLLDETTLNHNVEGIKRVLSKFLDFNATDAQAPVLVNNYDWMKDFSFIQFARDIGKRITVNYMMSKDSVKKRLSGETGDGMSFTEFTYQLIQGYDFYHLYKTHNCLLQMGGSDQWGNITTGTELIRRMSVDTDKEGKAFAMTCPLITKADGSKFGKSEKGNIWLDADKTSAYEFYQFWLNTTDVDAEKYIKIFTFLPKEEIESLILAHQEAPHLRIVQKKLAEELTIMIHGKEELENAIKASSILFGNATTEDLKSLNEQTFLAVFDGVDQAIVAKKEIEAGYGIIEAFASNGFLASNSEVRRALKENAISVNKQKVTESYTISTADLLNDKFVLLQKGKKNYYLLKIE
- a CDS encoding carboxypeptidase-like regulatory domain-containing protein, encoding MRFLISYFLLFPLVFFAQEDYPSKKTAIETLVKKGKEQQAIQKKKLRNFTYSFYEKSIISAHPDSINGTIDTLFKNKKHTKFTIDSSGFKFKNLLTKQHLYLLEKVSNVSVKNTNKKEEILGLKMAGLKQPIYELMGQEFIPFEWSKKHLKFLTFTIKNPLYFSKNKSYLLTIDPNFTSSIKLNFSSLKEQKNNTVSGYFLLDKETFGIQKSVFIIKGIINIRATTTYFCEKTQKIWLPKTQKLEVNKGVNKYNIAILGETIRFENNKNGNSEKYDYTQDLFFTLSRKYLDYTFLPSTTTQRYAIQIAKNAVTNNASFLRFFETDTIDSRVLNTYKSLDSLVTNERIEQKIYFGKKLINGQIPIGIFDIRARELLKYNNYEGFRMGLGLSTNEKLFHSFKLFGYGAYGTKDGVFKSQIGGSFRVSKNSDSWLTSSFTDDLTEFADITFLVDSKKYKLYDPRPFNISTFYNYQNYTFSYETKAIPTLETVLSLTKSRVNPLFEYTFIANGKPYKLYNLTLFNASFEWSPKSRFLQSPQQIIEVEKNYPKVIVQLTKSIPNILENELNFTKIDLRIQQETKFISGQKTTFLWQGGMSFGNTPLSHLYSVAPNNLDKIRLIQRVIFASKTAFETMYFNEFFSDKYAFFQLKHYFNKLMLAKNCKPTLVLGSKVAFGSLSNPELHQGLVFKTMEKGFFESGLELQNIFKGFGLSAYYRYGPYQLARFEDNLAVKISFTLNLGL